TGCGCAATGGAGTTACGAAGTCGATCCCGAGACCGGCAATAATGTTGTGGTTATGAAGTCGATTTCCGGAAAGCATGATGAAACCAAGATTGGGATCGGAGATGCGTTTGCCGAGATTACGCCGCAGGGGGACTGGCGTTTTAAGATGGAGAAAATGAACATCGATGATATCTCCGCAGATCGGTCTTTTCAGTCTGCTTTGCCGGAAGCGATGGGATCTGCGTTGAATACCCTGAATATTCAACGACCGATTTCAGCGAGCGGCTGGATCGAGTTTCGGGGTTCTCAGCAGCCGGGAACTGCGGTCACCGCAGCCTGGGGGATGGATACTTACCTCGCTGAGAACAGTGTGACGGCGGGTGTCGATGTAACCAAGGTTTACGGTAAGGTCCATTCCAAAGGGACCTGGGACGGAACTCATCTGCAACTGACCGGTGATCTGGATATCGATTCGGCTTTCATCCTGGGCTATCATCTAACCGAGATCAAAGGGCCGTTCGAGATTAACGATACCCAGCTGACCGTCGGCTCACGGCAGATCCGTCGCGAGCAGATGCAGTCGGTCAGTCTGCCCCAGATCAATGCCAAGCAACCGATTACCGCCAAGGCGATTCGCGGGGTGATTACCTGCATGGGGGACATTGAGCTGACTGCAGTGCCGACTTACAACATGCAGATCGAACTGAATCGGGGGTTGCTGGAAGAGTACGCGGCCCGTTATATGCCGGGGCAATCCCAGTTGCGGGGCGTCATGAACGGCTGGATCCAGCTCTGGGGACGCGGTTCTAATAAATCCGATCTGAAAGGGCAGGGACAGTTACAGATCAGTCCGGCGGCCATTTATGAACTGCCGCCGATTGCCCAGATCTTCAAGGTGGTGCGTCTGGCACAACCCGACAAGACGGCCTTTGATTCCGCGTTTTGTGACTTCACCGTTTCGAACCAGACGTTTCATCTGAAGTACATCGAGTTGAAAGGGAATGCGATCAGCCTGTACGGCCAGGCGGGAGAAGCCCATTTCGATGGTCGACTGAAAGTCGATCTGTTTTCTCAGCTGACCCGCAGACAGCTGCCTCTACCGGCGATCACCCAGCTGATCGGACATGCCACCAGTGGTTGGATCCGGGTGGAACTGCGGGGCACGACCTCGAATCCGATTGTGGATATCAAGTCGAATCCGCTGCTCGATGGCTCCCTGAAGACGTTCCTGAATAACGTGATGAGAGGCGGGCCGACGAATAATAATAACGCGACGAATCGCTGGCCCCGTGCGTCTCAGGGCGGTGTGGGTTCGATCCGGCAAAATTTCCCCTTGCCGTTTGCTCAATAGATTCGCTTTGACTACCTGCGGTCCGAGCGATTCCAGCGTTTTTTAGCTTCCTCTTCGAGCTCTTCTGCTTTCTGCCTGGAACGTTTCTTCCAGTTTTTCAGAATAAGAGTCAGCACAATCATCACTGCGAGATATGCTCCCAGGATTTTGAGCAGCCAGATGAGTAATCCGGTGGCGATCTCATTCATGTTGGGGAAGACTCGCGAATTTGACTGCCGAACTCGTCCAGCAGAAACAGTGAGAGAGTGTACAAGACGTTTTGTCTTTTACTCTAAACTGGTCATCGCGCTGATTTCAAGCTGTTTTCCGGATAAGGAAAAGCCAAAAGAAGACAATAGGTCCGGGAGTGGGAATTTACCATTCGTATTGGTTAAATTGACACAAACCGTAACCTTGATCTGATCGGCATTAGGAGCTGGTCCGACCGGAGAGCAGGGGATGTCTGAATTGCCAATAGTCTCTGTCAGGACGGCACTTCCGTCCTCTATGGAGACCAGTACATCGCCCTGATTGGGAGCAGCTGGCTGCGATCCGACAGCCAGTGTTAATGAGTTGAGGGCGACATAGTCCTGAATCAGATTTCCGACAGCCGTGGTTGTCGCTCCAACCTGCGCTGCCTTTCGGGCTCCCTCGATCGTGGCAGCAGTGATG
This is a stretch of genomic DNA from Gimesia sp.. It encodes these proteins:
- a CDS encoding TadE/TadG family type IV pilus assembly protein, which gives rise to MLLEFILAFPIILILSLAILEFGFYAMLQQTITAATIEGARKAAQVGATTTAVGNLIQDYVALNSLTLAVGSQPAAPNQGDVLVSIEDGSAVLTETIGNSDIPCSPVGPAPNADQIKVTVCVNLTNTNGKFPLPDLLSSFGFSLSGKQLEISAMTSLE